Within the Miscanthus floridulus cultivar M001 chromosome 2, ASM1932011v1, whole genome shotgun sequence genome, the region gagaacaaatgagacaccattggaatatcttcgcagatttagggagaccaagaatatgtgttattctttaaatttaccagatgatcaactacctagaatagctatagcaggaatgttgccgaatatcagggaaaagttgttcggtttagagtttgatgatcttggccaacttgcacagcgtttagcagctatgagtaatcaagcccaaggattcaggagagataatcgctttcagaagaacaatgccactaatgaggtgtatcaaggNNNNNNNNNNNNNNNNNNNNNNNNNNNNNNNNNNNNNNNNNNNNNNNNNNNNNNNNNNNNNNNNNNNNNNNNNNNNNNNNNNNNNNNNNNNNNNNNNNNNGCATCATCGGAGGCCCATGGCTCAAGTACTGGATCGAGGCCGGGGCAGTTCTGTCGTCCGTGGGCATGTTCGAGGCCCAGCTGAGCAGCGGCGCGTTCCAGCTGCTGGGCATGGCGGAGCTGGGCCTGCTCCCGGCCGTGTTCGCGAGCCGTGCCACCCTGTCCGGCACCCCGTGGGTGGCCATCGCCGCCTCCACGGCGGTGACGCTCGCCGTCTCCTTCCTCAGCTTCGACGACGTCGTGGCCACGGCCAACTTCCTCTACAGCCTGGGCACGCTGCTGGAGTTCGCGGCGTTCCTGTGGCTGCGCGCCACGCGGGCCGACCTGAAGCGGCCCTACCGCGTGCCGCTCCCGCTGCCCGCGCTGGCGGCCATGTGCGCCGTGCCGTCGGCGTTCCTGGCGTACGTGTGCGTCGTGGCCGGGTGGAGGGTGTTCGCGCTCGCCGGCGGGCTCACGGCGCTAGGCGTTGGATTGTATGGCGCCCTGAGGCTGTGCAGGTCCAGGAAGTGGCTCAGGTTCAAGACCGGCGTGGTTGCCGCGGCTGAAGATCACCAGGGGGATGCCGTTGTTTCTGCTGGAGACCGAGTTTGAATGAATGAACCGTCACTTGTCACCCCCCGAAGTCCCAGTCTCCGAGGCATGCATGTCAGCAGGTGTATCCAAATCCAACGGAACGCTTCTCATGCCGTAGTACATTATTTTCATGTGAAGAGTTCGTGAGCTCTATGTAGATTGACTGCATGTGTATggtaaaaaacaaagaaaaagagtgATGCAGTCACATGTCCCCCAGAGTGTCCCGTGCTAGGCCGGCTTTGTCCCTCCGGCTTGCATCGGCCCGGGTGGACTGTAACTGAAACTAGAAgctcaccaagccattggatttCCATTACAACTTGAGGAATGGTCGCTCCGATTTTCGCTTTCCTGTCGGGACAGGCCCAGGATGAATCGTGCGTTCGTCCAACCAACCAGGCTGCGGGAAGCAGATCTGCCGACCAGAAACAACGGCGGCAAGGTGCACCACATGGGCCTGGTCTGGGGTTAGGCCAGACAACCAATCAAAGCAGGATGTTTCTCagaaaaaaaaggagaagaaaaacctATTGAGAATCGACTTGTTCATGGATTGCTAGATCCGTTTTCCCGTCTCCAATCCTATGAAAGAGGCGTATAGAAGTTGTAGATGCAGACCCCGTTTCCCTTCCCAATTCTCAAGAACAACCCACAAGAACATAGGAGACAAATATATGTGGGAGGGAGTCATCTCTTCATTCATCTATTCACATATACATCTAGtccctttatatatatatagccttcGGAGCATATATGGTATTAGCCAATCAATCCTCTAATTGAGGAATTCTTAACACTCTCCCTTGGACGAATACCATGACAAATACATGTCTCGTTAAAACTCCAAAAAAACCCAATGGGAAAAATATGGAGAAAGAGTATATTATTGTCGCTTAATGTATTTGCACAATGTTGCCTTATTAAAAACCTTACACGTGGAACTTCAGAAAAAACtcatcaaacaaaaaaaaagagcaCAACATATGTCTTCAACGTAGCGTCGTCGGGTGGGGCGCCGTGGCGCTGGGGCTCGTGTCCCTCGCGCCGTCCGTGCTCATGACGGGGATGGCGGTGCCCAAggtgcggccgcggcggtggacgGTGCAGGTGGAGGGCAGGAGCAGGGACTGGCCGCTCTTCTTCAACACGGTGTTCTGGAACCTCAACTACTGGGACAGCGCCAGCACGATGGCCGGCGAGGTGGAGCGGCCGGAGCGCACGTTCCCGCGCGCGTTGGGTGTTGCGGTGGTGCTGATCGCTGCCAGCTACCTGCTGCCGCTCATGGCGGCCACGGACGCGGCGCCGGAGGCCTGGACCAACGGCTACTTGCCCGATGCTGCAGGTACGTGCTACAGTACAACGTGTCGACGTACGCA harbors:
- the LOC136537125 gene encoding probable polyamine transporter At3g13620, with the protein product MNRAFVQPTRLREADLPTRNNGGKVHHMGLVWEYNICLQRSVVGWCAVALGLVSLAPSVLGMAVPKVRPRRWTVQVEGRSRDWPLFFNTVFWNLNYWDSASTMAGEVERPERTFPRALGVAVVLIAASYLLPLMAATDAAPEAWTNGYLADAAGTVGGPWLKYWIEAGAVLSSVGMFEAQLSSGAFQLLGMAELGLLPAVFASRATLSGTPWVAIAASTAVTLAVSFLSFDDVVATANFLYSLGTLLEFAAFLWLRATRADLKRPYRVPLPLPALAAMCAVPSAFLAYVCVVAGWRVFALAGGLTALGVGLYGALRLCRSRKWLRFKTGVVAAAEDHQGDAVVSAGDRV